The following are encoded in a window of Vigna unguiculata cultivar IT97K-499-35 chromosome 8, ASM411807v1, whole genome shotgun sequence genomic DNA:
- the LOC114195441 gene encoding transcription initiation factor TFIID subunit 5-like isoform X2 has translation MDEDQIEGCVSGYLKQKGFAQNDDKLQLSNTDSSLQPNTLNRAQLERGSARYHDGYGRLRSWAYRSLESYKHELLRVLYPVFIHCFMDLVAKGHLQEAWNFFNTFREDHEMLHSRDLQKLELVLSPTHLEEMEFAHSLRQSKFNIKICRYSYELLLQHLHSMQSTTIIGIINEHINFQVTAGQPSSISDDPEAVTLSGSIQDAVNQINQKEILWGMFEDSVEDHIDKAGALLSGTEKGEGEGKEGDNDESKKRSIDVGKQGNSVKKVKKDKVSSATGKNAKPEASTISAAPRIKPELPLPTVSTDVELSILEDLRNRVQLNSVALPSVNFYTFVNTHNGLSCSSISHDGSLLVGGFSDSSLKVLSLHPPPLSTLPKEHPFSLYSFILGLFLTRVCRSGIWQNLSNNPLLIFRREGMTCHKMNKLLGKIVGEDSTHCFKVTQVQSMQPLLVLPGIFFFPLQRTKQFDYGVQSLMPILFVTRVTITLSGMFSPAGHYFASCSHDRTARIWSMDRIKPLRIMAGHLSDVDCVQWHPNCNYIATGSSDKTVRLWDVQSGECVRVFIGHRSMILSLAMSPDGRYMASGDEDGTIMMWDLSSGCCVTPLVSHTSCVWSLAFSCEGSLLASGSADCTVKFWDVTTGIKVPRNEEKSGNANRLRSLKSLPTKSASVYSLQFSRRNLLFAAGALAKSGC, from the exons ATGGACGAAGATCAAATAGAAGGTTGTGTGAGTGGGTACCTCAAGCAGAAAGGGTTTGCGCAAAACGATGACAAACTTCAACTTTCCAACACCGATTCCTCTCTTCAACCCAACACTCTCAATCGCGCTCA ATTGGAGAGAGGTTCTGCTAGATACCATGATGGATATGGCAGACTAAGATCATGGGCATACAGGTCACTTGAATCATACAAG CATGAATTACTGCGTGTGCTTTATCCAGTATTTATCCATTGCTTCATGGATCTTGTGGCAAAAGGACATCTTCAGGAAG CTTGGAACTTTTTCAATACCTTTCGTGAGGACCATGAAATGTTGCACTCACGAGACCTTCAGAAATTGGAACTAGTTCTTTCTCCTACTCATTTGGAG GAAATGGAATTCGCACATTCCCTTAGGCAGAGTAAGTTCAACATAAAGATATGTCGG TATTCTTATGAGCTTCTATTGCAACACCTACATAGTATGCAATCCACCACAATAATTGGTATTATCAATGAGCATATTAACTTCCAAG TTACAGCTGGGCAACCGAGCTCAATTTCTGATGATCCAGAAGCTGTTACCCTCAGTGGAAGCATCCAGGATGCAGTAAACCAGATAAATCAGAAAGAAATCCTTTGGGGG ATGTTTGAAGATTCTGTGGAAGACCACATAGATAAGGCTGGGGCCTTGCTTTCAGGCACAGAAAAGGGTGAAGGCGAAGGTAAAGAGGGAGACAATGATGAGAGTAAG AAAAGGTCAATTGATGTAGGAAAGCAAGGTAATTCagtaaaaaaggtaaaaaaggACAAGGTCAGCAGTGCAACAGGGAAAAATGCTAAACCAGAAGCTAGCACTATATCTGCAGCACCTCGCATTAAACCAGAGCTACCCTTGCCCACAGT TTCAACTGATGTAGAACTGTCAATCCTAGAGGATTTAAGGAATCGTGTACAATTGAATAGTGTTGCTCTCCCTTCAGTTAACTTCTACACATTTGTAAATACACATAATGG TTTAAGCTGTTCATCAATATCCCACGATGGATCATTGCTTGTTGGAGGATTTTCTGACTCTTCACTAAAGGTTCTTTCTCTTCACCCTCCTCCTCTTTCCACCCTTCCGAAAGAACACCCTTTTTCCCTTTACAGCTTTATCTTGGGGTTATTTTTGACTCGTGTCTGCAGGTCTGGGATATGGCAAAACTTGAGCAACAATCCACTGCTC ATTTTTCGCAGGGAGGGAATGACATGTCACAAAATGAACAAGTTATTGGGCAAAATAGTGGGAGAAGACAGTACACATTGTTTCAAGGTCACTCAGGTCCAGTCTATGCAGCCACTTTTAGTGCTGCCGgggattttcttctttcctcTTCAGCGGACAAAACAG TTCGATTATGGAGTACAAAGCTTAATGCCAATCTTGTTTGTTACAAGGGTCACAATTACCCTATCTGGGATGTTCAG TCCTGCAGGGCATTATTTTGCCAGCTGTTCACATGACAGAACTGCCAGGATTTGGTCTATGGACAGAATAAAACCTTTAAGAATAATGGCAGGACATTTGTCAGATGTTGAT TGTGTGCAGTGGCATCCCAACTGCAACTACATTGCTACTGGCTCCAGTGATAAAACAGTTCGACTGTGGGATGTGCAGAGTGGGGAATGTGTGCGGGTTTTCATTGGTCATAGAAGTATGATTTTGTCTTTGGCAATGTCCCCTGATGGTCGCTACATGGCATCTGGTGATGAAGATGGCACAATCATGATGTGGGACCTCTCTAGCGGCTGTTGTGTCACACCTCTAGTCAGTCACACCTCATGTGTCTGGTCACTCGCTTTCAG TTGTGAAGGTTCTCTTCTAGCATCTGGATCTGCTGATTGCACCGTCAAATTTTGGGATGTAACTACTGGTATAAAGGTTCCAAGGAATGAAGAAAA AAGTGGGAATGCTAACAGACTCAGATCATTAAAAAGCCTGCCAACCAAATCTGCTTCAGTTTACTCTCTCCAG TTTTCTCGCAGGAATCTTCTTTTTGCAGCTGGTGCTCTTGCAAAAAGTGGTTGTTAG
- the LOC114195441 gene encoding transcription initiation factor TFIID subunit 5-like isoform X3, with protein sequence MDEDQIEGCVSGYLKQKGFAQNDDKLQLSNTDSSLQPNTLNRAQLERGSARYHDGYGRLRSWAYRSLESYKHELLRVLYPVFIHCFMDLVAKGHLQEAWNFFNTFREDHEMLHSRDLQKLELVLSPTHLEEMEFAHSLRQSKFNIKICRYSYELLLQHLHSMQSTTIIGIINEHINFQVTAGQPSSISDDPEAVTLSGSIQDAVNQINQKEILWGMFEDSVEDHIDKAGALLSGTEKGEGEGKEGDNDESKKRSIDVGKQGNSVKKVKKDKVSSATGKNAKPEASTISAAPRIKPELPLPTVSTDVELSILEDLRNRVQLNSVALPSVNFYTFVNTHNGLSCSSISHDGSLLVGGFSDSSLKVWDMAKLEQQSTAHFSQGGNDMSQNEQVIGQNSGRRQYTLFQGHSGPVYAATFSAAGDFLLSSSADKTVRLWSTKLNANLVCYKGHNYPIWDVQFSPAGHYFASCSHDRTARIWSMDRIKPLRIMAGHLSDVDCVQWHPNCNYIATGSSDKTVRLWDVQSGECVRVFIGHRSMILSLAMSPDGRYMASGDEDGTIMMWDLSSGCCVTPLVSHTSCVWSLAFSCEGSLLASGSADCTVKFWDVTTGIKVPRNEENRSGNANRLRSLKSLPTKSASVYSLQFSRRNLLFAAGALAKSGC encoded by the exons ATGGACGAAGATCAAATAGAAGGTTGTGTGAGTGGGTACCTCAAGCAGAAAGGGTTTGCGCAAAACGATGACAAACTTCAACTTTCCAACACCGATTCCTCTCTTCAACCCAACACTCTCAATCGCGCTCA ATTGGAGAGAGGTTCTGCTAGATACCATGATGGATATGGCAGACTAAGATCATGGGCATACAGGTCACTTGAATCATACAAG CATGAATTACTGCGTGTGCTTTATCCAGTATTTATCCATTGCTTCATGGATCTTGTGGCAAAAGGACATCTTCAGGAAG CTTGGAACTTTTTCAATACCTTTCGTGAGGACCATGAAATGTTGCACTCACGAGACCTTCAGAAATTGGAACTAGTTCTTTCTCCTACTCATTTGGAG GAAATGGAATTCGCACATTCCCTTAGGCAGAGTAAGTTCAACATAAAGATATGTCGG TATTCTTATGAGCTTCTATTGCAACACCTACATAGTATGCAATCCACCACAATAATTGGTATTATCAATGAGCATATTAACTTCCAAG TTACAGCTGGGCAACCGAGCTCAATTTCTGATGATCCAGAAGCTGTTACCCTCAGTGGAAGCATCCAGGATGCAGTAAACCAGATAAATCAGAAAGAAATCCTTTGGGGG ATGTTTGAAGATTCTGTGGAAGACCACATAGATAAGGCTGGGGCCTTGCTTTCAGGCACAGAAAAGGGTGAAGGCGAAGGTAAAGAGGGAGACAATGATGAGAGTAAG AAAAGGTCAATTGATGTAGGAAAGCAAGGTAATTCagtaaaaaaggtaaaaaaggACAAGGTCAGCAGTGCAACAGGGAAAAATGCTAAACCAGAAGCTAGCACTATATCTGCAGCACCTCGCATTAAACCAGAGCTACCCTTGCCCACAGT TTCAACTGATGTAGAACTGTCAATCCTAGAGGATTTAAGGAATCGTGTACAATTGAATAGTGTTGCTCTCCCTTCAGTTAACTTCTACACATTTGTAAATACACATAATGG TTTAAGCTGTTCATCAATATCCCACGATGGATCATTGCTTGTTGGAGGATTTTCTGACTCTTCACTAAAG GTCTGGGATATGGCAAAACTTGAGCAACAATCCACTGCTC ATTTTTCGCAGGGAGGGAATGACATGTCACAAAATGAACAAGTTATTGGGCAAAATAGTGGGAGAAGACAGTACACATTGTTTCAAGGTCACTCAGGTCCAGTCTATGCAGCCACTTTTAGTGCTGCCGgggattttcttctttcctcTTCAGCGGACAAAACAG TTCGATTATGGAGTACAAAGCTTAATGCCAATCTTGTTTGTTACAAGGGTCACAATTACCCTATCTGGGATGTTCAG TTTAGTCCTGCAGGGCATTATTTTGCCAGCTGTTCACATGACAGAACTGCCAGGATTTGGTCTATGGACAGAATAAAACCTTTAAGAATAATGGCAGGACATTTGTCAGATGTTGAT TGTGTGCAGTGGCATCCCAACTGCAACTACATTGCTACTGGCTCCAGTGATAAAACAGTTCGACTGTGGGATGTGCAGAGTGGGGAATGTGTGCGGGTTTTCATTGGTCATAGAAGTATGATTTTGTCTTTGGCAATGTCCCCTGATGGTCGCTACATGGCATCTGGTGATGAAGATGGCACAATCATGATGTGGGACCTCTCTAGCGGCTGTTGTGTCACACCTCTAGTCAGTCACACCTCATGTGTCTGGTCACTCGCTTTCAG TTGTGAAGGTTCTCTTCTAGCATCTGGATCTGCTGATTGCACCGTCAAATTTTGGGATGTAACTACTGGTATAAAGGTTCCAAGGAATGAAGAAAA TAGAAGTGGGAATGCTAACAGACTCAGATCATTAAAAAGCCTGCCAACCAAATCTGCTTCAGTTTACTCTCTCCAG TTTTCTCGCAGGAATCTTCTTTTTGCAGCTGGTGCTCTTGCAAAAAGTGGTTGTTAG
- the LOC114195441 gene encoding transcription initiation factor TFIID subunit 5-like isoform X4 — MDEDQIEGCVSGYLKQKGFAQNDDKLQLSNTDSSLQPNTLNRAQLERGSARYHDGYGRLRSWAYRSLESYKHELLRVLYPVFIHCFMDLVAKGHLQEAWNFFNTFREDHEMLHSRDLQKLELVLSPTHLEEMEFAHSLRQSKFNIKICRYSYELLLQHLHSMQSTTIIGIINEHINFQVTAGQPSSISDDPEAVTLSGSIQDAVNQINQKEILWGMFEDSVEDHIDKAGALLSGTEKGEGEGKEGDNDESKKRSIDVGKQGNSVKKVKKDKVSSATGKNAKPEASTISAAPRIKPELPLPTVSTDVELSILEDLRNRVQLNSVALPSVNFYTFVNTHNGLSCSSISHDGSLLVGGFSDSSLKVWDMAKLEQQSTAHFSQGGNDMSQNEQVIGQNSGRRQYTLFQGHSGPVYAATFSAAGDFLLSSSADKTVRLWSTKLNANLVCYKGHNYPIWDVQFSPAGHYFASCSHDRTARIWSMDRIKPLRIMAGHLSDVDCVQWHPNCNYIATGSSDKTVRLWDVQSGECVRVFIGHRSMILSLAMSPDGRYMASGDEDGTIMMWDLSSGCCVTPLVSHTSCVWSLAFSCEGSLLASGSADCTVKFWDVTTGIKVPRNEEKSGNANRLRSLKSLPTKSASVYSLQFSRRNLLFAAGALAKSGC; from the exons ATGGACGAAGATCAAATAGAAGGTTGTGTGAGTGGGTACCTCAAGCAGAAAGGGTTTGCGCAAAACGATGACAAACTTCAACTTTCCAACACCGATTCCTCTCTTCAACCCAACACTCTCAATCGCGCTCA ATTGGAGAGAGGTTCTGCTAGATACCATGATGGATATGGCAGACTAAGATCATGGGCATACAGGTCACTTGAATCATACAAG CATGAATTACTGCGTGTGCTTTATCCAGTATTTATCCATTGCTTCATGGATCTTGTGGCAAAAGGACATCTTCAGGAAG CTTGGAACTTTTTCAATACCTTTCGTGAGGACCATGAAATGTTGCACTCACGAGACCTTCAGAAATTGGAACTAGTTCTTTCTCCTACTCATTTGGAG GAAATGGAATTCGCACATTCCCTTAGGCAGAGTAAGTTCAACATAAAGATATGTCGG TATTCTTATGAGCTTCTATTGCAACACCTACATAGTATGCAATCCACCACAATAATTGGTATTATCAATGAGCATATTAACTTCCAAG TTACAGCTGGGCAACCGAGCTCAATTTCTGATGATCCAGAAGCTGTTACCCTCAGTGGAAGCATCCAGGATGCAGTAAACCAGATAAATCAGAAAGAAATCCTTTGGGGG ATGTTTGAAGATTCTGTGGAAGACCACATAGATAAGGCTGGGGCCTTGCTTTCAGGCACAGAAAAGGGTGAAGGCGAAGGTAAAGAGGGAGACAATGATGAGAGTAAG AAAAGGTCAATTGATGTAGGAAAGCAAGGTAATTCagtaaaaaaggtaaaaaaggACAAGGTCAGCAGTGCAACAGGGAAAAATGCTAAACCAGAAGCTAGCACTATATCTGCAGCACCTCGCATTAAACCAGAGCTACCCTTGCCCACAGT TTCAACTGATGTAGAACTGTCAATCCTAGAGGATTTAAGGAATCGTGTACAATTGAATAGTGTTGCTCTCCCTTCAGTTAACTTCTACACATTTGTAAATACACATAATGG TTTAAGCTGTTCATCAATATCCCACGATGGATCATTGCTTGTTGGAGGATTTTCTGACTCTTCACTAAAG GTCTGGGATATGGCAAAACTTGAGCAACAATCCACTGCTC ATTTTTCGCAGGGAGGGAATGACATGTCACAAAATGAACAAGTTATTGGGCAAAATAGTGGGAGAAGACAGTACACATTGTTTCAAGGTCACTCAGGTCCAGTCTATGCAGCCACTTTTAGTGCTGCCGgggattttcttctttcctcTTCAGCGGACAAAACAG TTCGATTATGGAGTACAAAGCTTAATGCCAATCTTGTTTGTTACAAGGGTCACAATTACCCTATCTGGGATGTTCAG TTTAGTCCTGCAGGGCATTATTTTGCCAGCTGTTCACATGACAGAACTGCCAGGATTTGGTCTATGGACAGAATAAAACCTTTAAGAATAATGGCAGGACATTTGTCAGATGTTGAT TGTGTGCAGTGGCATCCCAACTGCAACTACATTGCTACTGGCTCCAGTGATAAAACAGTTCGACTGTGGGATGTGCAGAGTGGGGAATGTGTGCGGGTTTTCATTGGTCATAGAAGTATGATTTTGTCTTTGGCAATGTCCCCTGATGGTCGCTACATGGCATCTGGTGATGAAGATGGCACAATCATGATGTGGGACCTCTCTAGCGGCTGTTGTGTCACACCTCTAGTCAGTCACACCTCATGTGTCTGGTCACTCGCTTTCAG TTGTGAAGGTTCTCTTCTAGCATCTGGATCTGCTGATTGCACCGTCAAATTTTGGGATGTAACTACTGGTATAAAGGTTCCAAGGAATGAAGAAAA AAGTGGGAATGCTAACAGACTCAGATCATTAAAAAGCCTGCCAACCAAATCTGCTTCAGTTTACTCTCTCCAG TTTTCTCGCAGGAATCTTCTTTTTGCAGCTGGTGCTCTTGCAAAAAGTGGTTGTTAG
- the LOC114195441 gene encoding transcription initiation factor TFIID subunit 5-like isoform X5 produces the protein MQSTTIIGIINEHINFQVTAGQPSSISDDPEAVTLSGSIQDAVNQINQKEILWGMFEDSVEDHIDKAGALLSGTEKGEGEGKEGDNDESKKRSIDVGKQGNSVKKVKKDKVSSATGKNAKPEASTISAAPRIKPELPLPTVSTDVELSILEDLRNRVQLNSVALPSVNFYTFVNTHNGLSCSSISHDGSLLVGGFSDSSLKVLSLHPPPLSTLPKEHPFSLYSFILGLFLTRVCRSGIWQNLSNNPLLIFRREGMTCHKMNKLLGKIVGEDSTHCFKVTQVQSMQPLLVLPGIFFFPLQRTKQFDYGVQSLMPILFVTRVTITLSGMFSPAGHYFASCSHDRTARIWSMDRIKPLRIMAGHLSDVDCVQWHPNCNYIATGSSDKTVRLWDVQSGECVRVFIGHRSMILSLAMSPDGRYMASGDEDGTIMMWDLSSGCCVTPLVSHTSCVWSLAFSCEGSLLASGSADCTVKFWDVTTGIKVPRNEENRSGNANRLRSLKSLPTKSASVYSLQFSRRNLLFAAGALAKSGC, from the exons ATGCAATCCACCACAATAATTGGTATTATCAATGAGCATATTAACTTCCAAG TTACAGCTGGGCAACCGAGCTCAATTTCTGATGATCCAGAAGCTGTTACCCTCAGTGGAAGCATCCAGGATGCAGTAAACCAGATAAATCAGAAAGAAATCCTTTGGGGG ATGTTTGAAGATTCTGTGGAAGACCACATAGATAAGGCTGGGGCCTTGCTTTCAGGCACAGAAAAGGGTGAAGGCGAAGGTAAAGAGGGAGACAATGATGAGAGTAAG AAAAGGTCAATTGATGTAGGAAAGCAAGGTAATTCagtaaaaaaggtaaaaaaggACAAGGTCAGCAGTGCAACAGGGAAAAATGCTAAACCAGAAGCTAGCACTATATCTGCAGCACCTCGCATTAAACCAGAGCTACCCTTGCCCACAGT TTCAACTGATGTAGAACTGTCAATCCTAGAGGATTTAAGGAATCGTGTACAATTGAATAGTGTTGCTCTCCCTTCAGTTAACTTCTACACATTTGTAAATACACATAATGG TTTAAGCTGTTCATCAATATCCCACGATGGATCATTGCTTGTTGGAGGATTTTCTGACTCTTCACTAAAGGTTCTTTCTCTTCACCCTCCTCCTCTTTCCACCCTTCCGAAAGAACACCCTTTTTCCCTTTACAGCTTTATCTTGGGGTTATTTTTGACTCGTGTCTGCAGGTCTGGGATATGGCAAAACTTGAGCAACAATCCACTGCTC ATTTTTCGCAGGGAGGGAATGACATGTCACAAAATGAACAAGTTATTGGGCAAAATAGTGGGAGAAGACAGTACACATTGTTTCAAGGTCACTCAGGTCCAGTCTATGCAGCCACTTTTAGTGCTGCCGgggattttcttctttcctcTTCAGCGGACAAAACAG TTCGATTATGGAGTACAAAGCTTAATGCCAATCTTGTTTGTTACAAGGGTCACAATTACCCTATCTGGGATGTTCAG TCCTGCAGGGCATTATTTTGCCAGCTGTTCACATGACAGAACTGCCAGGATTTGGTCTATGGACAGAATAAAACCTTTAAGAATAATGGCAGGACATTTGTCAGATGTTGAT TGTGTGCAGTGGCATCCCAACTGCAACTACATTGCTACTGGCTCCAGTGATAAAACAGTTCGACTGTGGGATGTGCAGAGTGGGGAATGTGTGCGGGTTTTCATTGGTCATAGAAGTATGATTTTGTCTTTGGCAATGTCCCCTGATGGTCGCTACATGGCATCTGGTGATGAAGATGGCACAATCATGATGTGGGACCTCTCTAGCGGCTGTTGTGTCACACCTCTAGTCAGTCACACCTCATGTGTCTGGTCACTCGCTTTCAG TTGTGAAGGTTCTCTTCTAGCATCTGGATCTGCTGATTGCACCGTCAAATTTTGGGATGTAACTACTGGTATAAAGGTTCCAAGGAATGAAGAAAA TAGAAGTGGGAATGCTAACAGACTCAGATCATTAAAAAGCCTGCCAACCAAATCTGCTTCAGTTTACTCTCTCCAG TTTTCTCGCAGGAATCTTCTTTTTGCAGCTGGTGCTCTTGCAAAAAGTGGTTGTTAG
- the LOC114195441 gene encoding transcription initiation factor TFIID subunit 5-like isoform X1, whose translation MDEDQIEGCVSGYLKQKGFAQNDDKLQLSNTDSSLQPNTLNRAQLERGSARYHDGYGRLRSWAYRSLESYKHELLRVLYPVFIHCFMDLVAKGHLQEAWNFFNTFREDHEMLHSRDLQKLELVLSPTHLEEMEFAHSLRQSKFNIKICRYSYELLLQHLHSMQSTTIIGIINEHINFQVTAGQPSSISDDPEAVTLSGSIQDAVNQINQKEILWGMFEDSVEDHIDKAGALLSGTEKGEGEGKEGDNDESKKRSIDVGKQGNSVKKVKKDKVSSATGKNAKPEASTISAAPRIKPELPLPTVSTDVELSILEDLRNRVQLNSVALPSVNFYTFVNTHNGLSCSSISHDGSLLVGGFSDSSLKVLSLHPPPLSTLPKEHPFSLYSFILGLFLTRVCRSGIWQNLSNNPLLIFRREGMTCHKMNKLLGKIVGEDSTHCFKVTQVQSMQPLLVLPGIFFFPLQRTKQFDYGVQSLMPILFVTRVTITLSGMFSPAGHYFASCSHDRTARIWSMDRIKPLRIMAGHLSDVDCVQWHPNCNYIATGSSDKTVRLWDVQSGECVRVFIGHRSMILSLAMSPDGRYMASGDEDGTIMMWDLSSGCCVTPLVSHTSCVWSLAFSCEGSLLASGSADCTVKFWDVTTGIKVPRNEENRSGNANRLRSLKSLPTKSASVYSLQFSRRNLLFAAGALAKSGC comes from the exons ATGGACGAAGATCAAATAGAAGGTTGTGTGAGTGGGTACCTCAAGCAGAAAGGGTTTGCGCAAAACGATGACAAACTTCAACTTTCCAACACCGATTCCTCTCTTCAACCCAACACTCTCAATCGCGCTCA ATTGGAGAGAGGTTCTGCTAGATACCATGATGGATATGGCAGACTAAGATCATGGGCATACAGGTCACTTGAATCATACAAG CATGAATTACTGCGTGTGCTTTATCCAGTATTTATCCATTGCTTCATGGATCTTGTGGCAAAAGGACATCTTCAGGAAG CTTGGAACTTTTTCAATACCTTTCGTGAGGACCATGAAATGTTGCACTCACGAGACCTTCAGAAATTGGAACTAGTTCTTTCTCCTACTCATTTGGAG GAAATGGAATTCGCACATTCCCTTAGGCAGAGTAAGTTCAACATAAAGATATGTCGG TATTCTTATGAGCTTCTATTGCAACACCTACATAGTATGCAATCCACCACAATAATTGGTATTATCAATGAGCATATTAACTTCCAAG TTACAGCTGGGCAACCGAGCTCAATTTCTGATGATCCAGAAGCTGTTACCCTCAGTGGAAGCATCCAGGATGCAGTAAACCAGATAAATCAGAAAGAAATCCTTTGGGGG ATGTTTGAAGATTCTGTGGAAGACCACATAGATAAGGCTGGGGCCTTGCTTTCAGGCACAGAAAAGGGTGAAGGCGAAGGTAAAGAGGGAGACAATGATGAGAGTAAG AAAAGGTCAATTGATGTAGGAAAGCAAGGTAATTCagtaaaaaaggtaaaaaaggACAAGGTCAGCAGTGCAACAGGGAAAAATGCTAAACCAGAAGCTAGCACTATATCTGCAGCACCTCGCATTAAACCAGAGCTACCCTTGCCCACAGT TTCAACTGATGTAGAACTGTCAATCCTAGAGGATTTAAGGAATCGTGTACAATTGAATAGTGTTGCTCTCCCTTCAGTTAACTTCTACACATTTGTAAATACACATAATGG TTTAAGCTGTTCATCAATATCCCACGATGGATCATTGCTTGTTGGAGGATTTTCTGACTCTTCACTAAAGGTTCTTTCTCTTCACCCTCCTCCTCTTTCCACCCTTCCGAAAGAACACCCTTTTTCCCTTTACAGCTTTATCTTGGGGTTATTTTTGACTCGTGTCTGCAGGTCTGGGATATGGCAAAACTTGAGCAACAATCCACTGCTC ATTTTTCGCAGGGAGGGAATGACATGTCACAAAATGAACAAGTTATTGGGCAAAATAGTGGGAGAAGACAGTACACATTGTTTCAAGGTCACTCAGGTCCAGTCTATGCAGCCACTTTTAGTGCTGCCGgggattttcttctttcctcTTCAGCGGACAAAACAG TTCGATTATGGAGTACAAAGCTTAATGCCAATCTTGTTTGTTACAAGGGTCACAATTACCCTATCTGGGATGTTCAG TCCTGCAGGGCATTATTTTGCCAGCTGTTCACATGACAGAACTGCCAGGATTTGGTCTATGGACAGAATAAAACCTTTAAGAATAATGGCAGGACATTTGTCAGATGTTGAT TGTGTGCAGTGGCATCCCAACTGCAACTACATTGCTACTGGCTCCAGTGATAAAACAGTTCGACTGTGGGATGTGCAGAGTGGGGAATGTGTGCGGGTTTTCATTGGTCATAGAAGTATGATTTTGTCTTTGGCAATGTCCCCTGATGGTCGCTACATGGCATCTGGTGATGAAGATGGCACAATCATGATGTGGGACCTCTCTAGCGGCTGTTGTGTCACACCTCTAGTCAGTCACACCTCATGTGTCTGGTCACTCGCTTTCAG TTGTGAAGGTTCTCTTCTAGCATCTGGATCTGCTGATTGCACCGTCAAATTTTGGGATGTAACTACTGGTATAAAGGTTCCAAGGAATGAAGAAAA TAGAAGTGGGAATGCTAACAGACTCAGATCATTAAAAAGCCTGCCAACCAAATCTGCTTCAGTTTACTCTCTCCAG TTTTCTCGCAGGAATCTTCTTTTTGCAGCTGGTGCTCTTGCAAAAAGTGGTTGTTAG